TTTCCATCGCTTTTCAAATCGCCCGCCGTTTTGATGCCCCTCTAGTCGAGTGAGGGCCCTAACCCGCTTCCTCCCATTCCATTATGCCCTATCAAGCGGACGGTATCGCCATCATGGACAAGACTGTCTTCGCTTGCAATTCTCTTATTGATTGTCACCAGTATTTTCTTCTCGCGTAGCAACGGAAGCAAATGCCAGAGATGAGCGCCTTGTTTCCGAATCAGTTGCCTGACAGAAATTGGCATGTCGATTTTGCACGCGAGGTCTCGTTCCCCCTCGATCGTCTGAAGTTGTCCCGTTAAGTTGATCGTCACCATAA
This sequence is a window from Candidatus Nitrospira inopinata. Protein-coding genes within it:
- a CDS encoding MoaD/ThiS family protein, producing the protein MVTINLTGQLQTIEGERDLACKIDMPISVRQLIRKQGAHLWHLLPLLREKKILVTINKRIASEDSLVHDGDTVRLIGHNGMGGSGLGPSLD